A genome region from Drosophila simulans strain w501 chromosome 2R, Prin_Dsim_3.1, whole genome shotgun sequence includes the following:
- the LOC6734367 gene encoding uncharacterized protein LOC6734367, whose product MNILSALKIKKLNMQNTCTSYYDFLTCEPNGLDSLSCSAVPRDPPSLEDLKRPPKMVKSGVQYFDVDDKATEWYLDTRRSTAEKKPCKRRFCFKFHVPVRHALRRKDKAATYAVPGRRVSPEFLSLLKQHHARMRGLEKLPRKYLSRKPSFSYYKYDAAGKSRHMRPGISTAAPLEFPCTKIDCFRHRDCSCPPKKETPPQAALSQEASNPPVSNIKVRKKQFSPFAKQKPVVLVKKDEKESKDNIKLKESQPISRLHRIYASNPSLKANEEPPKPIVSRSQPSFNSKEQLESCPCSIDQPIRLPKTCDPPIAAGKTGRSKRIRDPRCIEYENSPFYKAIKGTNYGPRNGNKKRVTSSDKKCCEDHCKIEADAQEDSPSENTFYASVSNHRELGLEYRHSPDSYDPNDMEIPPNHQRNRLGYRGFIHRSEKQKLIDRGCAPIPKCKRSKPPPYCYLWSATDPDIRKAEKRRLAEHNWCQREMFPDSKPYSYYWSTTHPDVRGEVKRRLKEADSRRICGVNQRCIQPSICSRDYSDQSEDICTCSSSTLRNQFIKKHSSDSLDPHNHLTGSRAKKLKSFGLGHSRNRKGAPNDSSLDWEDDLSTCKSNPRWPGLISRKLTADSDGHLSKKPRLLPRLHAFAKRFLWSGTKAIEFKSSQSGNGRPRHSPRSINFREASALEHQKDKQGVICSEMNPLDRKISFRDKDSTLDIRGQRDPGIWSKTIKKRVRGNSIRNTHSSGSEIVTYRSTNSSFVQPASSRRPPRGRNYQKSQAKKSPLRNRRCSSDSCSNWSCHSSDTRQQAPCQVPQPFVSRAQREWEEHRERKRAKRHVEKCGPCTDYLLTSRPTESPNPGIRRGLVTYRNYEFTTELSDSCVIEPKGNRFRLTEHCPMHRDKNYSRSRNYRHAARCCDDSDAPRHCKNPHGSRIRGGIDFHEIEYSSRRQRYTAHNFPKTLPSKLESNKTQAWKSPKHLFCFD is encoded by the coding sequence ATGAATATTTTAAGTGCTCTTAAGATAAAGAAGCTCAACATGCAGAATACCTGCACCTCCTACTACGACTTCTTGACCTGTGAACCCAACGGTCTGGATTCACTGAGCTGCTCAGCTGTGCCACGCGATCCTCCATCCCTGGAGGATCTTAAGCGACCTCCCAAAATGGTCAAAAGTGGTGTGCAGTACTTCGATGTGGATGACAAGGCGACGGAATGGTATCTGGACACCCGACGATCCACAGCCGAGAAAAAGCCATGCAAGAGGAGGTTCTGCTTCAAGTTTCACGTGCCCGTAAGACATGCCCTTCGTCGAAAGGATAAGGCGGCGACTTATGCCGTACCAGGACGCAGGGTGTCCCCCGAGTTCCTGAGCCTTCTAAAGCAGCACCACGCCAGGATGCGGGGTCTGGAGAAGCTGCCGCGAAAGTATCTTTCCCGCAAGCCCAGCTTCTCCTACTACAAGTACGATGCTGCGGGAAAGAGCCGACACATGCGACCTGGCATCTCCACAGCTGCACCCTTAGAGTTTCCATGCACCAAAATTGACTGCTTTCGTCATCGGGATTGCTCATGTCCACCGAAAAAGGAAACTCCTCCACAGGCCGCTTTAAGCCAGGAGGCTTCCAATCCTCCTGTATCCAACATAAAGGTCAGGAAAAAGCAATTCTCGCCATTTGCTAAACAAAAACCTGTAGTTTTAGTGAAAAAAGATGAAAAGGAATCTAAGGATAACATCAAGTTAAAGGAGAGCCAGCCTATTTCTAGGTTGCACAGAATTTATGCGAGCAATCCATCTTTAAAAGCCAATGAAGAGCCCCCTAAACCAATTGTATCGAGATCTCAACCTAGTTTTAATTCCAAGGAACAGCTAGAAAGCTGTCCTTGCTCTATTGATCAGCCCATTCGTTTGCCTAAAACATGTGATCCACCCATTGCTGCTGGTAAAACTGGGAGGTCCAAAAGGATTCGAGATCCCCGCTGCATTGAGTACGAGAATAGTCCTTTCTACAAAGCCATCAAGGGCACAAACTACGGACCCCGCAATGGAAATAAGAAACGAGTGACCAGTAGTGACAAGAAGTGCTGTGAAGACCATTGTAAGATTGAAGCAGATGCCCAGGAAGATTCTCCCTCAGAGAACACTTTCTATGCATCCGTCTCCAATCATAGGGAACTTGGTCTGGAATATCGCCATTCACCTGATTCTTATGATCCGAACGATATGGAAATCCCACCAAACCATCAGAGAAATAGGCTTGGCTATAGAGGCTTCATTCATCGCTCCGAAAAACAGAAGCTCATTGATCGCGGCTGTGCTCCAATCCCCAAGTGCAAGAGGTCTAAGCCACCGCCGTATTGCTACCTCTGGTCCGCCACCGATCCGGATATACGGAAGGCGGAGAAACGTCGTCTGGCGGAACATAATTGGTGCCAGCGGGAAATGTTTCCAGACAGCAAGCCGTACTCTTACTACTGGTCCACAACGCATCCGGATGTAAGGGGCGAGGTGAAGCGGCGATTGAAGGAGGCTGACAGCAGGCGGATTTGTGGAGTGAACCAAAGATGTATCCAGCCATCCATTTGCAGTCGGGATTATTCAGATCAAAGTGAGGATATATGTACCTGCAGCAGTTCCACTTTGAGAAACCAGTTCATTAAGAAACATAGCTCAGATTCTCTCGATCCCCACAATCATCTAACTGGTTCGCGTGCCAAGAAACTTAAGTCATTTGGTCTAGGACACAGTAGAAATCGAAAAGGAGCTCCTAATGACAGTTCACTTGACTGGGAAGATGATCTttccacatgcaaaagtaatcCAAGATGGCCAGGACTTATCTCAAGAAAGTTGACTGCAGATTCAGATGGACATCTCTCGAAGAAACCACGCCTGCTGCCCAGACTACATGCATTTGCCAAGCGATTTCTCTGGTCAGGAACTAAAGCAATTGAGTTCAAGTCGAGTCAATCGGGGAATGGAAGGCCTAGACATAGCCCCCGGTCTATAAATTTCAGGGAGGCTTCTGCTCTGGAGCATCAAAAAGATAAGCAAGGAGTAATATGCAGCGAAATGAATCCTTTGGACAGGAAAATCTCTTTCAGGGATAAGGACAGTACCCTGGATATACGCGGACAAAGAGATCCTGGGATATGGTCTAAAACTATAAAGAAAAGGGTAAGAGGCAACTCAATACGAAATACGCACTCCTCGGGCTCAGAAATCGTTACGTACAGGAGTACCAACTCCTCCTTTGTGCAACCAGCCAGCTCCAGACGACCACCAAGAGGCAGAAATTATCAGAAGTCCCAAGCAAAGAAGTCCCCACTACGTAACAGAAGGTGTTCCTCAGATAGTTGCAGTAATTGGAGCTGCCACTCAAGTGATACACGGCAGCAAGCTCCCTGTCAAGTTCCTCAGCCTTTTGTATCCCGTGCCCAGCGGGAGTGGGAGGAACATCGGGAGCGAAAGCGGGCTAAGAGGCATGTAGAGAAATGCGGACCATGCACAGATTACTTGCTCACCTCACGGCCAACGGAGTCACCAAATCCGGGCATACGTCGAGGATTAGTTACATATCGAAACTATGAGTTTACCACCGAACTTAGTGATTCCTGTGTGATTGAACCAAAGGGTAATCGTTTCCGACTAACAGAACATTGTCCCATGCACAGGGATAAGAACTACTCGCGGTCACGAAATTATCGACATGCAGCTCGATGTTGTGATGACTCCGATGCCCCCAGGCACTGTAAAAATCCACATGGCTCGAGAATACGGGGAGGTATAGATTTTCATGAGATTGAATATTCTTCAAGAAGGCAACGCTACACAGCGCACAACTTTCCAAAAACCTTGCCTTCCAAACTCGAAAGCAACAAGACACAAGCATGGAAGTCACCTAAGCACTTATTTTGTTTCGACTAG
- the LOC6734368 gene encoding probable enoyl-CoA hydratase, mitochondrial: MAFLVGANAVTPAPLVRQYCSSASQPGSQFLHLKMANIAKIFASRAQGVLQAAARQPQVATRFSSSSTNNWEYIKTEVAGEGKNVAVITLNRPKALNALCNGLMKELSTALQQFGKDKTISAIVLTGSEKAFAAGADIKEMVGNTYSQCIQGNFLNDWTEVARTQKPIIAAVNGYALGGGCELAMMCDIIYAGDKAKFGQPEIALGTIPGAGGTQRLTRVVGKSKAMEMCLTGNMIGAQEAEKLGLASKVVPADQLLGEAVKLGEKIGTHSNLIVQLCKEAVNTAYETTLQEGLKFERRTFHATFSTADRKEGMTAFAEKRPAKFTNE; this comes from the exons ATGGCATTTCTGGTGGGTGCGAACGCGGTCACACCTGCCCCACTAGTGCGCCAATATTGCTCCAGTGCTTCGCAGC CCGGCTCACAGTTCCTTCATTTGAAAATGGCCAACATTGCTAAGATCTTCGCCAGCCGCGCCCAGGGCGTCCTGCAGGCAGCCGCCCGCCAGCCACAGGTGGCCACCCGTTTCAGCAGCTCCT CCACCAACAACTGGGAGTACATCAAGACCGAAGTGGCCGGCGAGGGCAAGAACGTGGCCGTTATCACCCTGAACCGCCCCAAGGCTTTGAATGCCCTCTGCAATGGCCTGATGAAGGAGCTGTCCACCGCGTTGCAGCAATTCGGCAAGGATAAGACCATCTCCGCCATCGTTTTGACGGGCAGTGAGAAGGCCTTCGCCGCTGGCGCTGATATCAAGGAGATGGTGGGCAACACCTACTCGCAGTGCATCCAGGGCAACTTCCTGAACGACTGGACGGAGGTGGCCCGCACCCAGAAGCCCATCATTGCTGCCGTGAATGGTTACGCCTTGGGCGGTGGCTGTGAGCTGGCCATGATGTGCGACATCATCTATGCCGGTGACAAGGCCAAGTTTGGTCAGCCTGAGATTGCCCTGGGCACCATTCCCGGAGCCGGTGGCACCCAGCGTCTGACCCGCGTCGTTGGCAAGTCCAAGGCCATGGAGATGTGCCTCACCGGCAACATGATCGGCGCCCAGGAGGCCGAGAAGCTGGGTCTGGCCAGCAAGGTGGTGCCCGCCGACCAGTTGCTGGGCGAGGCCGTCAAGCTGGGCGAGAAGATCGGCACCCACTCCAATCTGATTGTGCAGCTGTGCAAGGAGGCCGTTAACACGGCTTACGAGACCACTCTCCAGGAGGGTCTGAAGTTCGAGCGTCGCACCTTCCATGCCACGTTCTCCACG GCCGATCGCAAGGAGGGCATGACCGCCTTCGCCGAGAAGCGCCCTGCCAAGTTTACCAACGAGTAA
- the LOC27206617 gene encoding modular serine protease produces the protein MFGAHQNLSIQLVIFLSLAVAICSGSQNATSCGYRCGGGDCIQPDQLCDGTANCLDGSDETAAMCEKVWCPGYAFRCSYGACIASTAVCDGVQDCADGSDEQGWLCRAQMLQANCDNWEMYCSSGQCMPYSKLCDGIRDCRDGDDEQEFLCEGVTIPTTTVSSTTSTTTESSIRRITPTVPVTRKPPRSNPLQENGECVIPQLPNVIVKHFTDAILTAGSRVANGTRIYYDCPAEHRLKGETQNVCQNSLWARKFPYCETPQAYIFSLVIVIFCLLIVVLLFLIWRVRRENGTRRQREEHIWLVETSNNLPQTSAIPKI, from the exons ATGTTCGGAGCGCATCAGAATCTATCAATTCAGCTGGTGATTTTTCTCTCCTTAGCCGTCGCCATTTGCTCGGGATCCCAGAATGCCACAAGCTGCGGGTATCGTTGTGGAGGAGGCGACTGTATTCAACCGGACCAGCTGTGCGATGGCACCGCCAACTGCTTGGATGGCTCCGATGAGACGGCCGCCATGTGTGAGAAGGTCTGGTGTCCGGGTTATGCATTCCGCTGCAGCTACGGAGCGTGCATAGCCAGCACAGCGGTTTGCGATGGCGTCCAGGACTGCGCGGATGGTTCGGATGAGCAGGGATGGCTGTGCCGGGCGCAGATGCTGCAGGCTAACTGCGACAACTGGGAGATGTACTGCTCCTCTGGCCAATGCATGCCCTACTCCAAATTGTGCGATGGCATCCGTGATTGCCGGGACGGAGACGATGAGCAGGAGTTCCTTTGCGAGGGCGTTACCATACCAACTACTACGGTCAGTTCAACGACAAGTACTACTACGGAAAGTAGTATCCGCAGGATAACTCCCACTGTTCCTGTAACAAGGAAGCCCCCGCGATCGAATCCCCTTCAGGAGAACGGGGAGTGCGTGATTCCCCAACTGCCGAACGTGATAGTTAAGCACTTCACAGATGCAATCCTCACTGCAGGATCTAGAGTAGCCAATGGCACCCGTATCTACTACGACTGCCCGGCGGAGCACAGGCTCAAAGGCGAGACCCAGAACGTCTGCCAAAACTCATTGTGGGCTAGGAAGTTCCCCTACTGTGAAA cACCCCAAGCGTATATTTTTAGCTTGGTTATAGTAATATTCTGCTTGCTAATCGTGGTATTGTTGTTTCTAATTTGGCGGGTTCGTCGAGAAAATGGCACAAGGAGGCAACGCGAGGAGCACATTTGGCTGGTGGAGACCAGCAATAATCTTCCCCAGACATCTGCAATACCAAAGATCTAG
- the LOC6734370 gene encoding rac GTPase-activating protein 1: protein MALSALASFDDLRRCMQVLTDGTAEEEFLRFLRMFEQYHEKCAGYAAETARIQNELDKSLTKMGDLEGKLFHARRIIDMEIKARRQAEHERDAMENKIMAVADLLRHERNLNNETRDKLAFLHTLPSSRKRKSLNAVREDKSYGDINSTGSLLSDLSITHSEDDFLDVRTSKSWREHRPSLPKNQIPSVGNKRSRLSTGLNGSMSGTTPTTGKSRRSGVGIGVEQHTVDVGQGAERFCATTKVTIPQDGQGVIRAESTIESLPVIGGNERIGDGLSSTPRRSVLKEATAPPLTPVNAMAPHVVAESGTPLQHRPLMRNHTFSQKTFLRGDNCVQCQKRIRFGAVGLRCRDCPVRCHIDCRYLLTVSCVPQTGTPTTKTMTGYVTDFAPSIAPMIPALIVHCVNEIEARGLTEVGLYRLSSSEREYKALKEQFLRGKATPHLGNTDIYVLCCCVKDFLRSLTEPLIPTSQWKDFANAVQNPDTKTAQDMLVKSVNQLPQANRDTLAFLILHFQRIAQCPVVLMPIDNISLIFGPTIVGYSTPDPDQHAIYTEVFTQKQVMKALLELPVSFWEQYIVIDPTRTPATVIKRVPSNKNDLLSLYATPFKGGTIKKRKFYGTPPASAHKK, encoded by the exons ATGGCGCTCTCCGCATTGGCGTCCTTCGATGATCTGCGACGCTGCATGCAAGTGCTTACCGATGGAACTGCCGAGGAGG AGTTCCTGCGGTTCCTGCGCATGTTCGAGCAGTACCACGAAAAGTGCGCGGGCTACGCGGCCGAGACGGCCAGGATACAAAACGAGCTGGACAAGTCGCTGACCAAAATGGGCGACCTGGAGGGCAAGCTCTTTCACGCACGCCGCATCATCGACATGGAGATCAAGGCGCGCCGCCAGGCGGAACACGAACGGGACGCCATGGAGAACAAGATCATGGCTGTGGCGGATCTTCTGCGACACGAGCGCAATCTGAACAACGAGACCCGCGACAAGCTGGCCTTTCTGCACACTCTGCCCTCGTCGCGGAAGCGCAAGTCCCTGAATGCCGTGCGCGAGGACAAGTCCTATGGCGACATCAACTCCACCGGATCGTTGCTGTCCGATTTGTCAATTACACACTCCGAGGATGACTTCCTCGATGTGCGCACATCAAAATCTTGGCGAGAGCATCGACCCTCGCTGCCCAAGAACCAGATTCCTAGCGTTGGCAACAAGAGATCGCGATTGAGCACTGGACTCAATGGCAGCATGTCCGGGACTACACCAACCACCGGCAAGTCGCGACGCTCTGGCGTCGGAATCGGAGTGGAGCAACACACGGTGGACGTGGGTCAAGGCGCTGAGCGCTTTTGTGCCACCACCAAGGTCACCATACCCCAGGATGGACAGGGCGTGATTCGTGCAGAGTCCACAATTGAGTCGCTGCCTGTGATTGGCGGCAACGAGAGGATCGGCGACGGACTGTCCTCGACGCCACGGCGATCGGTGCTTAAGGAGGCCACTGCACCGCCACTGACGCCGGTAAATGCTATGGCACCTCACGTGGTCGCTGAATCCGGAACGCCACTGCAGCACCGTCCGCTGATGAGGAATCACACCTTCAGTCAGAAGACATTCTTGCGTGGCGACAATTGCGTACAGTGCCAGAAACG CATACGTTTTGGAGCCGTTGGCCTGAGATGTCGGGATTGCCCGGTGCGTTGTCACATCGATTGTCGGTATCTGCTCACCGTTAGCTGTGTGCCGCAAACGGGAACACCGACGACGAAGACCATGACTGGCTATGTAACGGACTTTGCACCATCTATTGCACCCATGATCCCGGCACTGATTGTGCACTGCGTTAACGAGATTGAGGCACGCGGCCTGACCGAGGTTGGCCTCTATCGATTGTCCTCGTCGGAGCGGGAGTACAAGGCCCTCAAGGAGCAGTTCCTGCGAGGCAAGGCCACTCCCCATTTGGGCAACACGGATATCTATGTGCTCTGCTGTTGTGTCAAGGATTTCCTGAGGTCTCTAACAGAACCTCTCATTCCCACTAGCCAATGGAAGGATTTCGCAAACGCAGTCCAAAATCCTGACACCAAAACAGCCCAGGATATGTTGGTTAAGTCGGTGAACCAGCTACCACAGGCCAATAGGGATACGCTGGCCTTCCTCATACTGCACTTCCAGCGAATTGCCCAGTGCCCAGTCGTGCTAATGCCGATCGATAACATCTCGCTCATCTTTGGCCCCACCATTGTGGGTTACTCCACACCAGATCCCGACCAGCATGCAATCTACACGGAAGTTTTCACCCAGAAGCAGGTGATGAAGGCACTCCTTGAGCTGCCCGTTTCGTTCTGGGAGCAATATATCGTTATAGATCCGACAAGAACGCCGGCCACGGTTATCAAGCGGGTGCCAAGCAACAAAAATGACTTACTTTCGCTATATG CAACTCCCTTCAAAGGAGGCACCATTAAAAAGCGGAAGTTTTACGGCACACCGCCGGCATCTGCGCACAAGAAATAA
- the LOC6734372 gene encoding nedd8-activating enzyme E1 catalytic subunit, with amino-acid sequence MSVHSPNPGLILQSKRFHGLRNILEREGPFCKDGFAASPENLEFLQTKCQVLIIGAGGLGCELLKDLALMGFGNLHVIDMDTIELSNLNRQFLFRRTDIGASKAECAARFINARVPTCRVTPHFKKIQDFDESFYQQFHLVVCGLDSIVARRWINGMLLSMLRYEEDGTIDTSSIVPMIDGGTEGFKGNARVILPGFTACIECTLDLFPPQVNYPLCTIANTPRLPEHCIEYVKIIQWEKQNPFAVPLDGDDPQHIGWIYERALERSNEFNITGVTYRLVQGVVKHIIPAVASTNAAIAAACALEVFKLATSCYDSMANYLNFNDLDGIYTYTYEAEKSENCLACSNTPQPLPIEDPNTTTLEDVIKLLCDSPRFQLKSPALTTVMKDGKRQTLYMSGVKSIEEATRKNLTQSLGELGLHDGQQLTVTDATSPSAMTLQLKYQSNEVEMA; translated from the coding sequence ATGTCTGTCCACTCACCCAATCCTGGCCTAATCCTCCAGAGCAAACGTTTCCATGGACTGCGGAACATCCTGGAACGCGAAGGCCCCTTCTGCAAGGACGGCTTCGCGGCCTCGCCGGAAAACCTGGAGTTCTTGCAGACCAAGTGCCAGGTTCTGATCATCGGAGCCGGCGGCCTCGGCTGCGAACTGCTGAAGGATCTGGCTCTGATGGGCTTCGGCAACCTGCACGTCATCGATATGGACACCATCGAGCTGTCTAACCTGAATCGCCAGTTTCTGTTCCGCCGCACCGACATTGGCGCCTCCAAGGCGGAGTGTGCGGCTCGCTTCATCAACGCACGAGTGCCCACTTGCCGGGTGACGCCGCATTTCAAGAAGATCCAGGACTTCGATGAGTCCTTCTATCAGCAGTTCCACCTGGTTGTCTGCGGCTTAGACTCCATTGTTGCCCGGCGTTGGATCAATGGCATGCTGCTCTCCATGCTGCGATATGAGGAGGACGGCACCATAGATACCAGCTCCATAGTGCCCATGATTGATGGCGGCACCGAGGGCTTCAAGGGCAACGCACGCGTCATCCTGCCCGGTTTCACGGCCTGCATTGAGTGCACGCTGGACCTGTTCCCGCCGCAGGTCAACTATCCTCTATGCACCATAGCAAATACTCCCAGGCTTCCGGAGCACTGCATAGAGTACGTAAAGATCATACAGTGGGAGAAACAGAATCCGTTTGCGGTGCCTCTCGATGGGGACGATCCCCAGCACATTGGTTGGATCTACGAACGGGCTCTGGAGCGGTCGAATGAGTTCAACATCACCGGAGTGACCTATCGCTTGGTCCAGGGCGTTGTCAAGCACATCATTCCCGCTGTGGCCAGTACCAATGCAGCCATTGCCGCCGCCTGTGCTTTGGAGGTCTTTAAGTTGGCCACCAGCTGCTATGATAGCATGGCAAACTATTTGAACTTCAACGACCTGGACGGAATCTATACCTACACCTACGAAGCCGAGAAGTCGGAGAACTGCTTGGCGTGCAGCAATACACCGCAGCCGTTGCCGATTGAGGATCCCAACACCACCACGCTGGAGGATGTGATAAAGCTATTGTGCGATTCCCCGCGCTTCCAGCTGAAAAGCCCAGCCTTGACCACTGTGATGAAGGACGGCAAGCGGCAGACTTTGTACATGTCCGGGGTAAAGAGCATTGAAGAGGCCACCCGAAAGAACCTTACGCAGAGTCTGGGCGAACTGGGTCTACACGATGGCCAGCAGCTAACAGTCACCGATGCCACCTCGCCGTCCGCCATGACTCTGCAGCTGAAGTACCAGTCCAATGAGGTGGAGATGGCCTAA
- the LOC6734373 gene encoding enoyl-[acyl-carrier-protein] reductase, mitochondrial — MLRRGFLSRINAAQWSRQMSVVAKSLKYTQHGEPQEVLQLVEDKLPDPKDNQVLVKILAAPINPADINTIQGKYPVKPKFPAVGGNECVAEVICVGDKVKGFEAGQHVIPLASGLGTWTTHAVYKEDQLLIVSKKVGLAEAATSTVNPTTAYRMLKDFVQLCPGDTVIQNGANSAVGQAVHQLCRAWGINSVGIVRDRPEIAELKQMLQCLGATEVLTEAEIRTSDIFKSGKLKKPRLAFNCVGGKSATEVSRHLDNGGVLVTYGGMSREPVTVATGPLIFKDIAFRGFWMTRWSKENYSSPERSKMFKEIFELMEQGKFVAPNHEMVPLAKFKDAAAAALSFKGFTGKKYILDMSI, encoded by the exons ATGTTGCGCCGAGGCTTTTTATCTCGCATCAACGCAGCCCAATGGAGCCGGCAAATGTCGGTGGTGGCCAAGTCCTTGAAATACACACAGCACGGCGAACCACAGGAGGTTCTGCAACTGGTGGAGGACAAACTTCCCGATCCCAAGGACAACCAGGTGCTGGTCAAGATTCTGGCGGCTCCCATTAACCCGGCGGACATAAACACCATTCAGG GTAAATACCCGGTTAAGCCCAAGTTCCCTGCCGTTGGCGGCAATGAGTGTGTGGCGGAGGTCATCTGCGTGGGCGACAAAGTCAAAGGCTTTGAGGCAGGACAGCACGTCATTCCCTTGGCCAGTGGACTGGGCACCTGGACCACCCATGCCGTCTACAAGGAGGATCAACTGTTGATCGTGTCCAAGAAGGTTGGCTTGGCGGAGGCCGCCACCTCGACAGTGAATCCCACCACTGCCTACCGCATGCTAAAGGACTTTGTGCAGCTCTGTCCGGGTGACACGGTCATCCAAAACGGCGCCAATAGCGCCGTCGGCCAGGCAGTGCACCAATTGTGCCGAGCCTGGGGCATCAATAGCGTGGGCATTGTACGCGACCGACCAGAGATTGCCGAATTGAAGCAGATGCTGCAGTGCCTGGGAGCCACCGAGGTCCTAACCGAGGCCGAAATTCGCACCAGTGACATCTTCAAGTCGGGCAAGTTGAAAAAGCCCCGCTTGGCCTTCAACTGTGTGGGCGGAAAAAGCGCCACGGAGGTGTCGCGGCATCTAGACAATGGCGGAGTGCTGGTTACCTACGGCGGAATGTCCCGCGAACCCGTCACCGTGGCCACTGGACCCCTCATTTTCAAGGACATTGCATTTAGAGGCTTCTGGATGACTCGCTGGTCCAAGGAGAACTACAGTTCACCAGAGCgttcgaaaatgtttaagGAGATCTTCGAGCTGATGGAGCAGGGAAAGTTCGTGGCACCCAACCATGAGATGGTGCCCTTGGCGAAGTTCAAAGACGCGGCGGCCGCTGCCTTGAGCTTCAAGGGATTCACCGGCAAGAAGTACATACTGGACATGAGCATTTAG